From the genome of Anopheles moucheti chromosome 3, idAnoMoucSN_F20_07, whole genome shotgun sequence, one region includes:
- the LOC128306011 gene encoding uncharacterized protein LOC128306011 isoform X2, translating into MDSKTTLFAIVCLLGMALLVQSFDNGTRHDADAKPGRRYKRMYVMCPPKFSRIGNECYYISPGKQNWLDAYFECKDHNSKLAEPMKYEDKHLRRYLQKINLSENLWIGGTYNWKVNKWQWGHNGRDIEYQSFSQMVPGKDLKYNCALLRSDLKFRWSAQECTNKNNFICQHRMPLVSENGRYSLYDKWNKTYPDQKANEKVVYIMDEPIDRNQSNNSVKPRIFNSRKRVLQSNPSIRPRPEHRRKPYLKKKLPVQAAAGPYYIPSEVVVGRKQHLAQYAPDTPNDINTIDNGHRNGYHHSVSQFNVDFTTRNGKNRLASLPGGYRPGYGTAAHMETRGPHQHRHQPGQHKTTKRTHYFMPTRPPTTPSTSTAPATTTTTTSTTTTTTPRPQTTTSWPMPTKRIHYPPLTTNHMLKQHTAHPMSTDERKLKRERLRERLQRLSYEEQLLFFQDRANRKKLKEQQQRDQQRDNEVVQ; encoded by the exons ATGGATTCGAAAACCACACTGTTCG CCATCGTTTGTCTGCTGGGAATGGCGCTGCTGGTGCAGAGTTTTGATAACGGAACGCGGCACGATGCGGACGCCAAACCCGGCCGTCGCTACAAGCGCATGTATGTGATGTGTCCTCCAAAGTTCAGTCGCATCGGGAACGAGTGTTACTACATCTCGCCGGGCAAACAGAACTGGCTGGATGCGTACTTCGAGTGTAAGGACCACAACAGCAAGCTGGCGGAGCCGATGAAGTACGAGGACAAGCATCTCAGGCGATATCTGCAGAAAATTAACC TGTCAGAAAATCTCTGGATCGGCGGCACCTACAACTGGAAGGTGAACAAATGGCAATGGGGCCACAATGGGCGCGACATCGAGTATCAATCGTTCAGCCAGATGGTTCCTGG CAAGGATTTGAAATACAACTGTGCACTGCTACGGTCAGACCTCAAATTCAG ATGGTCGGCCCAAGAGTGCACGAATAAGAACAATTTTATCTGCCAGCATCGTATGCCGCTAGTGTCCGAAAATGGACGGTACAGTTTGTACgacaaatggaacaaaaccTATCCCGACCAGAAGGCGAACGAGAAGGTGGTGTACATCATGGACgaaccgatcgatcgaaacCAAAG CAATAACAGTGTGAAACCGCGCATCTTCAATAGCAGGAAGCGGGTGTTGCAATCGAATCCCTCGATTAGACCTCGTCCGGAACACCGGCGCAAGCCTTACCTTAAGAAGAAGCTGCCGGTTCAAGCTGCGGCCGGACCGTACTACATCCCATCGGAAGTGGTGGTCGGTCGCAAGCAGCATCTCGCCCAGTATGCACCGGACACACCGAACGATATCAACACGATCgataacggacatcgcaacgGGTACCACCATTCGGTGTCACAGTTTAACGTTGACTTTACCACGCGCAATGGCAAGAACCGTTTGGCAAGCCTACCGGGCGGTTACCGACCCGGGTATGGAACGGCGGCACATATGGAGACACGCGGACCGCATCAACATCGTCACCAACCGGGACAGCATAAAACTACCAAGCGGACCCATTACTTCATGCCGACACGTCCACCAACTACACCGAGCACCAGCACCGCCCCtgcgacaacgacgacgacgacctccaccaccacaacTACCACACCACGACCGCAAACCACCACGAGCTGGCCGATGCCGACGAAGCGAATCCATTACCCGCCGCTAACAACCAACCACATGCTGAAGCAACACACGGCCCACCCGATGTCGACGGACGAAAGAAAGCTGAAGCGCGAGCGACTGCGCGAACGGCTCCAGCGGTTATCGTACGAGGAGCAGCTGCTATTCTTCCAGGATCGTGCCAACCGGAAGAAGCTAAAGGAGCAGCAACAGCGCGACCAGCAGCGCGACAATGAGGTGGTGCAGTAA
- the LOC128306011 gene encoding uncharacterized protein LOC128306011 isoform X1 translates to MDSKTTLFAIVCLLGMALLVQSFDNGTRHDADAKPGRRYKRMYVMCPPKFSRIGNECYYISPGKQNWLDAYFECKDHNSKLAEPMKYEDKHLRRYLQKINLSENLWIGGTYNWKVNKWQWGHNGRDIEYQSFSQMVPGSSKDLKYNCALLRSDLKFRWSAQECTNKNNFICQHRMPLVSENGRYSLYDKWNKTYPDQKANEKVVYIMDEPIDRNQSNNSVKPRIFNSRKRVLQSNPSIRPRPEHRRKPYLKKKLPVQAAAGPYYIPSEVVVGRKQHLAQYAPDTPNDINTIDNGHRNGYHHSVSQFNVDFTTRNGKNRLASLPGGYRPGYGTAAHMETRGPHQHRHQPGQHKTTKRTHYFMPTRPPTTPSTSTAPATTTTTTSTTTTTTPRPQTTTSWPMPTKRIHYPPLTTNHMLKQHTAHPMSTDERKLKRERLRERLQRLSYEEQLLFFQDRANRKKLKEQQQRDQQRDNEVVQ, encoded by the exons ATGGATTCGAAAACCACACTGTTCG CCATCGTTTGTCTGCTGGGAATGGCGCTGCTGGTGCAGAGTTTTGATAACGGAACGCGGCACGATGCGGACGCCAAACCCGGCCGTCGCTACAAGCGCATGTATGTGATGTGTCCTCCAAAGTTCAGTCGCATCGGGAACGAGTGTTACTACATCTCGCCGGGCAAACAGAACTGGCTGGATGCGTACTTCGAGTGTAAGGACCACAACAGCAAGCTGGCGGAGCCGATGAAGTACGAGGACAAGCATCTCAGGCGATATCTGCAGAAAATTAACC TGTCAGAAAATCTCTGGATCGGCGGCACCTACAACTGGAAGGTGAACAAATGGCAATGGGGCCACAATGGGCGCGACATCGAGTATCAATCGTTCAGCCAGATGGTTCCTGG GAGCAGCAAGGATTTGAAATACAACTGTGCACTGCTACGGTCAGACCTCAAATTCAG ATGGTCGGCCCAAGAGTGCACGAATAAGAACAATTTTATCTGCCAGCATCGTATGCCGCTAGTGTCCGAAAATGGACGGTACAGTTTGTACgacaaatggaacaaaaccTATCCCGACCAGAAGGCGAACGAGAAGGTGGTGTACATCATGGACgaaccgatcgatcgaaacCAAAG CAATAACAGTGTGAAACCGCGCATCTTCAATAGCAGGAAGCGGGTGTTGCAATCGAATCCCTCGATTAGACCTCGTCCGGAACACCGGCGCAAGCCTTACCTTAAGAAGAAGCTGCCGGTTCAAGCTGCGGCCGGACCGTACTACATCCCATCGGAAGTGGTGGTCGGTCGCAAGCAGCATCTCGCCCAGTATGCACCGGACACACCGAACGATATCAACACGATCgataacggacatcgcaacgGGTACCACCATTCGGTGTCACAGTTTAACGTTGACTTTACCACGCGCAATGGCAAGAACCGTTTGGCAAGCCTACCGGGCGGTTACCGACCCGGGTATGGAACGGCGGCACATATGGAGACACGCGGACCGCATCAACATCGTCACCAACCGGGACAGCATAAAACTACCAAGCGGACCCATTACTTCATGCCGACACGTCCACCAACTACACCGAGCACCAGCACCGCCCCtgcgacaacgacgacgacgacctccaccaccacaacTACCACACCACGACCGCAAACCACCACGAGCTGGCCGATGCCGACGAAGCGAATCCATTACCCGCCGCTAACAACCAACCACATGCTGAAGCAACACACGGCCCACCCGATGTCGACGGACGAAAGAAAGCTGAAGCGCGAGCGACTGCGCGAACGGCTCCAGCGGTTATCGTACGAGGAGCAGCTGCTATTCTTCCAGGATCGTGCCAACCGGAAGAAGCTAAAGGAGCAGCAACAGCGCGACCAGCAGCGCGACAATGAGGTGGTGCAGTAA